The Chryseobacterium aureum genome contains a region encoding:
- a CDS encoding M28 family metallopeptidase yields the protein MKKILIPLLAMAVMTSCGTASLSNGNASHPVSTKHSKAFNNAYKEINAADLKKNLYVIAADDMEGRDTGSKGQKKAGEYIINYYKNLGISAPKALGSYYQKVPSAFMKKRGGGNLPDSENILAFIEGSEKPDEIVVVSAHYDHVGTKNGVVYNGADDDGSGTVAVMEIAKAFQQAKKAGKGPKRSILFLHVTGEEHGLFGSEYYSENPVFPLANTVVDLNIDMIGRDDPANRGKQYVYVIGSEMLSSQLKVINEAANKRTNNLELNYKYDDLNDPEQLYYRSDHYNFAKHNIPVAFFFDGIHEDYHKPGDDPEKIDYQLLEKRTQLIFTTAWDIANREERIVVDRK from the coding sequence ATGAAAAAAATACTTATTCCGTTATTGGCGATGGCTGTAATGACCAGCTGTGGAACGGCAAGCCTATCCAACGGAAATGCTTCTCATCCTGTATCTACAAAACACAGCAAAGCATTTAATAATGCCTATAAAGAGATCAATGCAGCAGACTTAAAGAAAAATCTCTATGTGATTGCAGCAGATGATATGGAAGGACGTGATACCGGAAGCAAAGGACAGAAAAAAGCGGGTGAGTACATCATCAACTATTATAAAAACCTGGGTATTTCAGCACCTAAAGCACTAGGCTCATACTATCAGAAAGTGCCCTCTGCATTTATGAAAAAGAGGGGAGGAGGTAATCTGCCTGATTCTGAAAATATCTTAGCGTTTATTGAAGGAAGTGAAAAACCGGATGAGATTGTAGTGGTTTCTGCCCATTATGATCACGTAGGAACAAAAAACGGAGTCGTCTACAATGGAGCAGACGACGATGGAAGCGGAACTGTGGCTGTTATGGAAATTGCCAAGGCATTTCAGCAGGCTAAAAAAGCAGGGAAAGGTCCTAAAAGATCCATTCTGTTTCTTCATGTTACAGGAGAAGAGCACGGACTGTTTGGTTCAGAATATTATTCCGAAAATCCTGTTTTCCCATTAGCCAATACCGTGGTTGATCTGAATATTGATATGATTGGACGTGATGATCCTGCTAACAGAGGGAAGCAATATGTCTACGTGATTGGCTCCGAAATGTTAAGCTCCCAGCTTAAAGTAATTAACGAAGCCGCCAATAAAAGAACCAATAATCTTGAGCTTAATTATAAATATGATGATTTGAATGACCCGGAACAGTTATACTACCGCTCAGATCACTATAATTTTGCCAAACATAATATTCCTGTAGCATTTTTCTTTGATGGTATTCATGAAGATTATCACAAACCTGGTGATGACCCTGAAAAAATTGATTATCAGCTATTGGAAAAAAGAACACAGCTCATTTTTACTACGGCATGGGATATCGCTAACAGAGAAGAAAGAATTGTAGTGGACAGAAAATAA
- a CDS encoding VOC family protein, with translation MTPKLKSIRPFIGAQNFEISRNFYRDLGFEEVVLEPKLSLFTREEIGFYLQDYYAKDWVDNTMVFMEVADTEEFWKELQALRLTEKYERVRLTPLRIMDWGKECFVHDPSGILWHFGEFF, from the coding sequence ATGACACCAAAACTGAAATCTATAAGACCATTTATCGGAGCACAAAATTTTGAGATCAGCAGAAATTTTTACAGGGATCTGGGATTTGAAGAAGTGGTTCTGGAACCCAAATTGTCCCTGTTTACCCGTGAAGAAATAGGCTTTTATCTTCAGGATTATTATGCAAAAGACTGGGTAGACAATACCATGGTCTTTATGGAAGTTGCCGATACCGAAGAATTTTGGAAGGAGCTTCAGGCTTTGAGACTTACAGAAAAATATGAAAGGGTAAGGTTAACGCCTCTAAGAATTATGGATTGGGGGAAAGAATGCTTTGTACACGATCCCTCCGGAATATTGTGGCATTTCGGTGAGTTTTTTTAA
- a CDS encoding endonuclease V: protein MIYAFDTYYYEDYANTVCIAFEDWTSEKEVEVFTEQTPVGSAYESGAFYKRELPCIVSLLDKITLKHEDIIVVDGYVTLDNEGKIGLGGHLYEALKEKFPVVGIAKNEFTTPDSQRRTVFRGESKTPLFVTAIGMSVDEVQLKVEQMHGTYRMPTLLKKLDQLSRA from the coding sequence ATGATTTACGCATTTGATACCTATTATTATGAAGACTATGCCAATACAGTGTGTATTGCATTTGAAGACTGGACCTCTGAGAAAGAAGTCGAAGTTTTTACAGAGCAGACGCCTGTAGGTTCAGCATATGAAAGCGGAGCCTTTTACAAAAGGGAATTACCCTGCATTGTAAGCCTGCTGGATAAAATAACATTAAAGCACGAAGATATTATTGTGGTAGATGGATATGTCACTTTAGATAATGAAGGCAAAATTGGGCTGGGAGGCCATCTGTATGAAGCTTTGAAGGAGAAGTTTCCCGTTGTCGGCATTGCAAAAAATGAATTTACAACCCCGGATTCCCAGCGGAGAACTGTTTTTCGGGGTGAAAGTAAAACACCGCTTTTTGTAACTGCCATAGGTATGAGTGTAGATGAAGTTCAGCTGAAAGTGGAACAGATGCATGGTACGTACAGAATGCCTACGCTGCTGAAAAAGCTTGATCAGCTCAGCAGAGCATAA
- a CDS encoding acetyl-CoA C-acyltransferase, whose protein sequence is MKEVFIVAAKRTPVGGFMGSLSGFTAPQLGAFVIQNAYQSIGLTPEHIDSVYMGNVLSAGLGQSPARQSAVFAEIPVDKDAVTVNKVCASGMKSAIIGAQQIQLGLEDIVMTGGMESMSNVPHYVKVRQGIKLGDSSLTDGLIKDGLWDVYNDFHMGSAAELGVKKYGLTREELDGYALFSYRRAQEAAKNGKFSNELIGIRIEGKKGTVTINNDEDIDKLIPEKISLLKPAFEADGTLTAANSSNLNDGAAAILLASSEAVEHHHLKPLARIIAYADAAQLPEWFTTSPSIAIQKLLKKTGLSLSDIDYFEINEAYSSVILSNQKILGYDINKVNVYGGAVALGHPIGASGARIMTTLVNVLRQEKGRYGIAAICNGGGGASAILIENID, encoded by the coding sequence ATGAAAGAAGTATTTATAGTAGCAGCCAAAAGAACCCCGGTTGGAGGTTTTATGGGAAGCCTGTCCGGATTTACGGCCCCTCAGCTAGGAGCTTTTGTCATTCAAAATGCCTATCAGAGCATAGGGCTTACTCCCGAGCATATAGACAGTGTTTATATGGGAAATGTGCTGAGTGCCGGGCTTGGGCAGTCCCCGGCAAGGCAGTCCGCTGTTTTTGCTGAAATTCCCGTTGATAAAGATGCAGTTACAGTCAATAAAGTTTGTGCGTCCGGTATGAAATCAGCAATAATCGGAGCTCAGCAGATTCAGCTTGGGCTGGAAGATATTGTCATGACAGGCGGAATGGAAAGCATGAGCAATGTTCCTCATTATGTCAAAGTCCGACAGGGAATAAAGTTAGGAGACAGCAGCCTTACGGATGGATTGATCAAAGATGGGCTGTGGGATGTTTATAATGACTTCCACATGGGAAGTGCAGCTGAGCTGGGCGTGAAAAAATACGGACTTACCAGGGAGGAACTTGACGGGTATGCTCTCTTTTCGTACCGGCGGGCTCAGGAAGCAGCAAAAAATGGAAAATTCAGTAATGAATTGATCGGGATAAGAATTGAGGGTAAAAAAGGAACCGTGACTATTAATAATGACGAAGATATTGATAAACTGATTCCTGAGAAAATTTCTCTGTTGAAACCCGCTTTTGAAGCGGACGGAACCCTTACAGCAGCCAATTCAAGTAATCTGAATGACGGCGCAGCAGCGATTCTGCTGGCATCTTCCGAAGCGGTGGAACATCATCATCTGAAACCTCTTGCAAGAATTATAGCCTATGCAGATGCTGCCCAATTGCCGGAATGGTTTACCACTTCACCTTCCATAGCGATTCAGAAACTCCTGAAAAAAACTGGGCTAAGTCTTTCGGACATAGATTATTTTGAGATTAATGAAGCCTATTCTTCAGTGATCTTATCTAATCAGAAAATCTTAGGTTATGATATAAACAAAGTAAATGTATATGGAGGAGCCGTTGCCTTAGGACATCCTATTGGCGCTTCAGGTGCCAGAATTATGACCACCCTGGTGAATGTCTTACGCCAGGAAAAAGGAAGATACGGGATTGCTGCCATCTGTAATGGAGGAGGTGGTGCCTCCGCAATTCTTATAGAAAATATAGACTAA
- a CDS encoding T9SS type A sorting domain-containing protein: MKKITTFSGIVLTSLMNAQGQYCTPAFQYGADSNMISNVTFGTINNPSSVQSGNVSVYENFTAISTDLQPGNSYPVSVKGPSSTFPSDVVVFIDFNQNGNFDDAGESFYVGRLEAANPANAFTVNNTITIPANAVNGSTRMIVLKNTNIQAYSDPAAPNSISSACDSSLRAGQAEDYTVNIIGNTANFPAPYCGTENITSLTVSEISTVEFAGAVKNSVLDGNSDVLENFTATVFNVNRGNSYPITVTGGTHGQTTVSAYAYIDFNHNNQFDADEVFNLGYLDNSNPVPGRQSGATTGTITIPAGAQLGDTRFRLVKAYESNSWMGALENLPCPSGWFIGQVEDYTLNIQPESLSTSEVFKKNSGSVTIYPNPTSGSVVIRMKEGLQKYEIYTMSGQKMLEGTSMTVPMDSFVPGTYLIKIQTKDQKTVTEKIIKK; this comes from the coding sequence ATGAAAAAAATAACTACTTTTTCCGGTATTGTACTGACCTCGCTGATGAATGCTCAGGGGCAGTATTGTACACCGGCCTTTCAGTATGGGGCTGACAGTAATATGATCAGCAATGTAACTTTCGGAACCATTAATAACCCATCATCCGTACAGTCGGGGAACGTATCGGTTTATGAAAATTTTACGGCAATTTCCACAGATCTGCAGCCGGGAAATTCTTATCCGGTTTCGGTGAAAGGTCCTTCAAGTACATTTCCGAGTGATGTAGTAGTTTTTATAGATTTTAACCAGAATGGAAATTTTGACGATGCCGGAGAAAGCTTTTATGTCGGAAGATTGGAAGCGGCCAATCCAGCCAATGCTTTTACAGTAAATAATACGATAACAATCCCTGCCAATGCTGTCAATGGAAGCACAAGAATGATAGTTCTTAAAAATACCAATATTCAGGCTTATTCAGATCCTGCAGCACCCAATTCTATCAGTTCAGCTTGTGACAGCAGTTTAAGAGCTGGCCAGGCTGAAGATTATACCGTTAATATCATAGGAAACACCGCCAATTTCCCGGCTCCTTACTGTGGTACTGAAAATATTACCAGCCTTACGGTTAGTGAAATTAGTACTGTAGAGTTTGCAGGAGCGGTTAAAAACAGCGTTCTGGACGGGAATTCTGATGTTCTTGAAAACTTTACAGCAACGGTTTTCAATGTGAACCGCGGCAATAGCTATCCGATAACGGTAACGGGAGGCACCCATGGCCAGACTACCGTATCAGCTTATGCTTATATTGATTTTAACCATAATAATCAGTTTGATGCTGATGAAGTGTTTAATCTGGGCTATCTGGATAATTCCAATCCGGTTCCTGGCCGGCAGTCTGGGGCTACAACAGGCACTATCACCATTCCGGCAGGAGCACAGCTGGGAGATACCCGTTTCAGACTGGTAAAAGCATATGAATCCAACTCTTGGATGGGAGCTTTGGAGAACCTTCCTTGCCCTTCAGGTTGGTTTATCGGCCAGGTAGAGGATTATACCCTTAACATCCAGCCTGAAAGCCTTTCTACATCAGAAGTTTTCAAAAAGAATTCAGGGAGTGTGACAATATACCCCAATCCTACATCCGGCTCAGTAGTGATCAGGATGAAAGAAGGATTGCAGAAATATGAGATTTACACTATGTCCGGACAGAAAATGCTGGAAGGGACTTCTATGACGGTTCCTATGGACAGCTTTGTTCCGGGAACTTATCTGATCAAAATTCAGACAAAGGATCAAAAAACAGTCACAGAAAAGATAATTAAAAAATAG